In Ornithodoros turicata isolate Travis unplaced genomic scaffold, ASM3712646v1 Chromosome48, whole genome shotgun sequence, the genomic stretch acgaaagcagcgcttcgtgcaccttcctggcGTGGCAGTTCCCGTTATTCTGagcagagacttcatcatctggcagaagttggtgctggacctgcccaatggaggatacgtgtaccacggctcgtcgggatttttccgcttcgccgcagcacaggaacactgcacagcacagcaaggTGTGGCAGcgtctgggctgccgactgtcttggggtcattccatggtcctgaggagcaacgccgtcagcttgaacaagtactgcggcagtgtgacggaatctttaccgaaaaaccgggtaagtcgtctgtgttacaacatagcatagacaccggtaacgctaggccctggtgTTGTAATCCCAGACTATTGTGCATAAGTGTGCTttattagacgctgctcttaacgaaatgctccaaaccggtgcagttcgaAGGTCCCAGAGtccttgggcatttcctgttgttctcgctccgaaacgtgatgatacggctaggttatgcgtcgattaccgtcgacttaacgcagtaactgtgaGGGATTCttaccccttcccgtccattgagtcaatcttgtattccctgggcaatgcaactgtgttttcaacgctagattgtagtagaggatttTTACAAAACCAAGTTTCCCCAgaggatgtcccaaaaacagcctttacgtgtcatagaggtttgtttgaatttgtacgaatgcctttcggactgTCCAATTCATCCACCAGTTTTcagcggttgatggatacagtgttgggagatgcgaagtacaatttcgcaatggcatacatggatgatgtcgtagtgttttctataaattttcaggaacacttggaacacctgtcaatcgcccttgcaaggatgaacgaAGCCTGCATTacgatcaacccccgcaaggtgcagctggcatcgtctaggatcagcgttctcggctttgtggtggacggagggtccatccgtcctaacgacggcaagctaaaggcgatcacggaCTTTCCGGTTCCTGGTAACGccaaagccttgcagcgcttcctaggtatggttggttttcacagacaattcattcctaattgtgccgagctagcgcagccgcttaaccagttgttgcgcaaggacacgcgctggaattggggagaagagcaggaacgatcatttccagctctatcacaagcaatcgctgatacggctaggctttatctgcccgacctcaacaaaccctttgttgtgcaaacagatgcaagcgattatggtgttgccgcagttctcttgcaggagcgtgacgctactctttgtccagtggcttttgcaagtcgcacgctgaatccgacagaacggaactactccgtgacggaaaaggagtgcttggcgatcatcttcgctttcaggaagttcgacctttaCCTGGACGGTAGtccttcactgtccagactgaccaccaggcactttcttggctgcagcggctccataacccgtctggacgacttgccaggtgggccctgacgctacaaggttacttcttcaacgtggaatacaggcggggctcaacgaacgtggtagcagacacACTGTCCCGCGCCCCtctaccgggggggggggggagaggaaggcaccgaggcgccttctcagcTTCTGGCAGCATcacaggtggcacgagacgtatcttcgccttggggcacggtcgtgagcagagagcagctcctagacgctcagagagcggacggcctttgtcagcgggtgtcgcagtggatagctgagcaagactcggcggacaccggaacgactgacggacggcacgactcctatctgctgggtgaggatggcatcctgttcagatataTACCCCgggcggatgaggacgacggctcatccccattcagagtcgtggtgccacggaagttgcgtaagtctttcatacgttactttcatgactcggccttggcaggtcacagcagcggcaggaaaacttatgaaaagttgtgtcgtgttgcgacatggccaggaatgaggcaggatgtaacaaagtgtgttcgtacttgtcccgtatgccagagagcgaaacctcgtggtggtttgccccctgggcgcttacagcctgttcagagcaatagaccctggcagatagttgcttgtgatgtgatgggaccatttccccgtagtcctagaaggtaaccagtatttgtttgtggttactgatcatttcacgaaataggTTGacctgtttcctctcaggacactgacttcccagagagtgtgggaaaaactactcgacaccttttgccggttcgggtttcccgcacaactgatcaccgacaacgcaacctactttacaagtaaggtgttctcagattcttgcgccgtcttaggcattcagcataagaagacttccccgtatcaccctcaggctaacattaccgaacgtgttaatcggaacctgaaaatgaggttggttgcttttactagccagcaccaccgtgattgggatcttcgcctggctgagctggcgttcgctacacggacgacggtcaacaggtctacaggattcaccccggcgttcctgaacttgggacgagaggccccttttccagtggagaatgctttgggcctccgggatggtgctacccggcctccttattcaaggtttgctgaggacctccggagtcgaatggtcgatgcagcccggacggctcgggagaacctggacggcgcaaggttggaccaggctcgccagtacaaccgtggacgtcggaacctcacctacagcgtcggtgacctcgtccttcgacggactcccTTTCTCTCACAGTTTCAATGCCACGTTCCGCTCTACATCCACACCGCCCGGTTTCGGAGACCCAGCACGGGATTCTGGACCCCCGGACTGCACAGCCCGCTCCTCTCTTCAACACCGCTCCGTGGCCACCTGGACGGTCGTGGCCAATGGCCTGCCTGTGGCATGGACGTCACGGTCCCGCTGGAGCAGCCAGCCCCGGCCACTGCGGGGAGAAGACCAGTCACGGACTCCTGCCCCGTTCAGGGGTCTCACACTAACAGACAGGCACCCCTCGGACCCCCTCCAACCTCTGACCGCCGAGGAGAGGCGGATCCTCTGTCCGCAATGTCAAGTGCCCGACGTGCACAGGGGGACCCACCGCAGAGGCACCCTGCACCAAGCCCGCCTCGAAGCAACCCGCACAGTGTCCGACGTTGCCACCGCTATCGCTACATTACGTCGCCTTCGTCCGGAACTGCTGGTGGAGTTCGCACCTGCCAGGCAGCCCACAACACAACCTGTTCTTCCGGTACCCGATGACGCCATTCTCGACATCACCGACGATCTGATGGCCCTTTAAGGGGGGAGGAGTGTGGTCGAACACCACGAAGCTTTCTACACAGGCCCCTGGATGGCGCTTCAGGAAGTGTCTCAACCTTGGTCACCGATAAGAGGGGCGTTGCTTCAAAGAAGATAAAAAGGCAGGATGCGACAGgggaatggacctttttccgGGAGATGCTCGCCCTGGCGCGGTACACGTTGTGGCAGAGAAGGTGAATAAACCATGTTGTTGCATTGAATTtctggttgtgctgcttgttccttcgcgcacggaacggatgggctgacgccccgaggttgtgggaacgtaggtttccacaactgtaAGCAAAAACTCTTTGTCCCTTGTAAATATCTCAACACTCGATCGCTTTGCCGATTTCCAATGTTGGATGGTGTTGGACGTGTTGAATTGACTGAGGAAGTTGACCGCAAATGCTATGTCTGGTCTTGTGCCCTGCACAAGATGCATGAGGCTTCCAATGAGGCTTTGGTAGGGAACGTCCGGCCTCTCTTCCACCTTTTGTTTCTTGACGATGTCTTCTTGTCGGGTTTCCATGGGCGTCTTAATAGGCCTGCATTCGCCATGTGATACCGATGCAGTATCTCGTCGATATATTTCGTCTGGCTAATACTAATTGTATTCTCGTCCTGGTTTCGATGGACCTCGATGCCGAGGATTTTGGTAGGATCTCCCAGGTCTCTCAAACTGACTTTGGTTTAGAAAGCACAATGCAGTGTGCAGCACTTTGCCGCTGTGAGCGAGAAGTAATATGTCGTCGACATAGACTCCAAGTATTACCTTGTCTTGACCTTTTTCTTGTACATAGACGCACCTATCTGTTTCCAATCGTCGGTAATTTGCTGTGGTCAGTATTTTATCCAGTGTGCGATACCATGTTCGACCTGATTGTTTGAGTCCGTATATAGACTTGCGTAGGAGGCAGACTTCCCGTTGGGCTTCTGTTCGATCCGTGCCTGGGGGTAGTTCCATGTAGACCTCCTCCTCCAGTTCACCGTAGAGGTAAGCTGTCTTAACATCCAATTGGCGCATCGCCATGTTTCGTTCGTTAGCGACTGCTAGCAATGTCCGTAGACTGGTTAATTTTATGACTGGTGAAAAAGTTTCAAAATAGTCCACGCCACGTTCTTGTGTAAATCCCTTTGCTACTAGTCTTGCCTTATACCTTTTGCTTGCGTTACTTTCGTTCTTGATACGAAAGACCTTTTTACCACCTTCATTCCTTCTTTTCTGGGAACCTTTTCCCATGTACACATCTCTTCATGGGATCTTAATTCTTCTTCACTGGCTTGTTGTCATTTGTTGCGGTCTGGTGACGATAAAGCGTCTTCGAAACCCTGCGGTTCAATCGGGGTGTCGCTAGCTTTACgacagtagtccgcctttcttGGATCTACGGTCAATCGGTCCCGTTTTTTTACGCAGTCTCTTGGACTTTCGACTTTCAATGTCGTTTTGCGGGTTCCTTATGTTAGATTCGGGTGCGGTTTGTAGTTCTTCGTGACATATTGTCAATGGGATCGTACTGCAATCTCCAGCGACACTTTGTTGCAAGAGTTCTGATCCTCGTCCATCTTCCCAAAAGAAAGGTTTCTTGCTGAAGAAGACTTGGTCTTTCGAGGGGTCGTACAGCCTATACCCTTTTCGGTCATCACTGTAGCCCACAAAGAAGCAGGACTTGCTTCGCGAGTCCAACTTGCGTCGAATCTGCGAAGGTACCGATGCGTTGGCGATACAACCGAAGATTCTAAAGTAACTCACAGACTGTTTCCGCCCGGTCCAAATTTCCTCTGGTACCATCCCATCTAGTATTCGCTTAGCGCAGCGATTTTTGGCGTACACAGCAGTGTTCATTGAGTCACGTAGTAGCGTCCGCCCAGTTTCAACAATGGTCCTATTAGCCCGTTCAGCTACACCATTTTGTTCTGGAGAATAGGGAACGGTCCTTTCGTGTACAATGCCTTTCTTCCTGAAGAGATGTTTTAATTGCTTGCCTAGGAATTCTCCGCCGTATCAGTCCGTAtgcgttttgttttgttcccaGTTTGGGTTTCCGCCATACGTATGAAATGTTCTATCTCTTCAGCTGCGTCGTCCTTGTGcttgagaaaacaaacaaatattttCCGGCTGTGGTCATCGACGATAGTGAGAAAAAATCTGCTACCGCCTATCGAAGCTTCGTGAAAAGGACAGCAAATATCCGTGTGTAGAAGTTCCAGAGTTTTGTCTCGTCGCCGTCCTACGTTCGGGAATGAGCTGCGCGGTTGTTTTCCGTGGAGGCAATTGATGCAGGTAATGATATCTCCAGTGAAGTTTGGGAGTCCCCTAACAGTATTTAATCGTTGCAGTCAACGTCAACGTCAGTCTCAGTCAACGTTGAGTAGTTGACGCGCCCCATACGCTTGTGCCACAAATTCTTCAGGTCTTCTCTAGATGCGCGGACATGTTCTGGGTCTGGTGGGATGACCTTGGCATACAGCTTGCAAATGCCGTATCTGTCTTCGGCGCTGAAAACAAATTCCTCTTCGCAATAGACTTTGCATAGGCCGTCGCGGAAGAGAACCGTGAACCCATGTTGTACCAGTTTAGATACGGAGATAAGATTATCAGCCATCCCTGGTATATGAAGTACGTTCCTTGCTGTCAATGAGTTCACCTTCCTTCCAATCGTGTCTTCGAGTTTAACGCCGCCGACTCCCAGCGCTTCCATTACTCGTCCGTCTGCGAGTGTCACTTTTCTCTGCTCGCTCTTGTAATTCCAAAGCACGTCCAGGGATCCTGTCATGTGACTGCTTGCTCCAGAGTCGACCGTCCAACAGTCGTTGGACTCACTATTTTCGCATGTACCGAAAGCATATTCGCTGCGTGAGCCTTGCGTTGGGACTTCTTCACTGGTCGAGTTCGCTATCCTCGCAGTCTGGTTTGGCCTGTCCCCTCTTGTGTTGACGAACGGTGATGGGTTTCCTCTCTTTAGATTCCGCTCTCGTGGTCCCGACGAACGGCACTCTCTGGCAAAATGGCCTGGTTTACCACAGTTGTAACAATGTAGTTTATCGATCACTCGTGTTCCTCTGTTCATGACTCGCGCCTTGTGCGCAGCTTCTTCAGTGGTATACCTTCGCTGTCGTAGCTCTTCATGTACTATGGCGTACTTCACTTTCTCTGGCGTCAAATCGAATGCGTTACAAGCATCAAAACTCCTGGCCACGTTATAGTAAGCCTTCGGGAGCCCCTGAATCGCTAGTGAGGCCACTTCAGTGTTGTCAATCTTCTCACATAGTACGCGGAGTTGCTCTGCCAAATATTCGATGCGCTGCATATACTCAGTAGCAGTTTCCTGATTCAAGGACTCGACCTCTGTTCACTTCCTCGAGCTTTTGCCAGACTCCTTTTGCTGTCGTCTGGTTTATCACGTAGCTGCTCTGGTTCGTTCCGAGTGACTGGACGATGACATTCATGGATTCTGCGTCGCTTTTGTTCCATTCTCGAATGACTTCAGACATAGAGGTTTCTTGAGGTGATGTCGAGGAGGTTGTGGGCTGTTGAGGAGGATCATCCGTGATCACATGCCATAGCCCTTTGATCTTCAAGTAGACCGTAACCTTGTAGCGCCAAGTCGGATAATTATCTTTATCTAAGTTCTCCAGTTGACTCACTGCCTGCGTCATGCTTTCTGAAtcagaggtgggcaaaactcctcacggtctttgccctcacctcgatTTCCATGGACGGagctttgtcctcacctcacctcaactacttttcggagaagttccctcacctcacctcaaaaaaaaattcagagaaTTTTCCTCCcctgccctcacctcaaataatttttcagagaatttccctcacctcacctcagccttgcataaaaaattttccctcacctcacctcacctcaaattccgtgaggtgagggggttcaaggcgccctcacctcacttgcagCTAGGAGGGTGCCCCTCCCTGCTCAAGGTCAACGCTTCTCAGTTTTTTAAATGACGAAAGTACGCAGCGTAAAGCAAGTATCGAGATTAAAGCATCAGGTCCCGACTCTCGGCTTCAGCGGTAGATTGTGACTGTAGGTGTTTGTGGCGCAAGCGCAACAGAGGCCAGAAAGCGCCACGACTGCGGTGAGTACCTGATGAATGGCGATGATAGCTAAAATTATTTACGGATCATGTCCTACGCAttatatcatggccgctcgccaTCAGCTAGTGGGATGGCAGGTGCATTGCTAATTGTCTCGTTCACCGCCTTCGCATGACATCCGATAGGTTGAGCGCTACAGTGGTGGTCGAATCGAAGCGCAGCTTTGTGAATCATAATCGTATGAGTGTCACGTCATCAGTGCACCCAATGTCGTGCCCATATTGCCCCCTACTTTTTGTGGGATGTGCAGCCAGAGTCTAGACCCTTCGTCAGGACTCAGGACCAGCCAATAAGCAGCGATTATTGATAGTGAAGTGCAACGACTCGCGTCGTTCGGTTTAcaacagtcactgaaaaaacaaagtaaagaagacagccctaacaactaccttttgccaacttgcctcatatcACCTTTCGGACacattttcccttttcttctctcgacacacgaaaaaagtcctcacctcacatgaaaaaggaatcgtcacctcagaaaattttaccaaaatttccctcacctcacctcacctcaaaaatttttcagaaaatgtatctcaccccacctcacctcagcctttctggagaaaaaatttcctcacctcacctcacctcaaaacgtttttcagaaaattttcctcacctcacctcaaaattatttcagaaaatgttcctcacctcacctcagtctTTCCCAAGGAAAattccctcacctcacttcacctcagcgtcttctaggaagatttttcctcacctcacctcaaccattgctccaaaagatgctcctcacctcacctcacctcaaattccgtgaggtgagggtgaggtgagggtgagggagccctcaccctcacaagccctcgcgagggtgcccacctctgtttCTGATGCGTTGAATACCGGGGTCGCTAACTGGTAGATAAGTCCCGTTACAGGGTTCCTGGGCCCATAGCCATTGATAGCAGAGTCTCCGGAGCCAAGACGGAATCgaggaatggcgacctttgtttccCACCCTCAAAAGCACAGGATGTAacgttgagggcagatttaagagtggtgtcaagatgtctgcatgagagcgcccatgaaaagtggaacataggtgaatactcaaattataacgtCATGTTGCCATACCCGTTGGTGGCAGCTAGACtacaactaacgtgtcagcaatttcttcatgcaccagatgcaagccatattctacttcatttccgccttcagcgtgcacccgTGGTAATTCACAAGTTGGATTATCAATACTGTTTTGCAGTTAATTGTGgctatatcagagtaagcgcagtaggacagccgcacaatcgattcatgaagcttgctatttttatatctgaactaCGGCTTacctttttgctctcgttttttgccttgatcttCCGTGGTacgttcaaaatttgtgtgtcaggcatctcagattttcatcagacgatttcgtgccgagattccaaactgcctctggagtcgcgcgtaacttatgataacattcgtggacgataTCCTTGGGGTGGAACTTAGCAAGCACCGCTGTCGCTGtgagccaagagcttcgcactgcttggtcttttggcaactTATagtaggtaacacttgaatgccccGGTGAATTTTTCTAAAAGCGTAACACCGTCGCATCCTCGACAACTTCGtggtggcatatcacgtatcatatcgctccagcccatacaaggcaaggtcagcacaaggaagagcactttccaaacgacgccgcgCCAAAAAATATTCATATGccttgtttccggcttagcagtAACATACAGCtggttcgcttatgtacgacgcacagacgacgaaacgaaagaagccaagctgCCAAGCCAAGaatccatgccaagccaaagacagataaaccgtgagcagtgacgtcggtgcgcccgtgcgcagggtttgccgacggtctgacgggcgtgggaactaaaaaaatgttttctaaaaaactacaaacagttggaccaagatatttcgcacacatattcagtgttcgctaatgaacacacagcgtgAGTATCGCTCCGTTCTGCGACACTTCAAAATcagcatatctgacctttaagtactcttgatggggatcccatatggcCGATGCGTATTCGAGTTTGGGCAGCACGAATGCACGGTATGAAAGCAGTTTTACATGAGGTGGTGCAAGCACAAGGTGCCTACGAAGATACCCAAGGCTCCTACTGGCGTCGGCGACGACTTTTTGAATATGAAGTGCCCAACGCATACTCGAATCCAAATACAGCCCCAGATACTTATACGTTGAAACGCATGAGAGCTGAGTGTTGTTGAGTGAGTAGGATGGGTTCGGACTAGTTTGAGAACGTTCCAAAGTCATAACTTTGCATTTCGAAACATTTAGTGACATGAGCCATGTTTTGCACCACTGAGAAATTGTAAAAAGATCATTTTGAATGAGTTCGGTATCAGCACTAGACTCTATCTGACGATAAACAACGCAGTCGTCAGCAAATAGACCGACGGAACAAGAAAGGGATTGGGGTAGATCATTAATGCATATGAGGAAAAGAAGTGGTCCTAGGACGGATCCTTGAGGTATGCCTGATGAGACAGGGAGAAACCCTGACAAGGTATTGTTAACGAAATCCGCTTGTCTTCTGCGTGATAAAAATGCACTGATAATGTTGAGGGCCGCGGGGTCGATGTTTAGTGACGCAAGTTTGTATAGAAGTCGAGAGTGAGGAACGGTGTCAAAGgcttttgtaaaaaaaatcgCGTCTGTATGACCCCTGTTGTCAAGTGACATTTGAATGTCATGGACAAACTCGACCAGCTGGGTTTGACAAGAGAACCCCTTTCTGAAACCATGCTGGTATTTAGAAAAGAAGTTAATGCGTTCGAGGTGCTTGGCAATATAAGAGTGAACGATATGCTCCAACAGCTTGCATGGGATGCTGGTCAATGAGATGGGTCTGAAGTTTGAGGGAACAGAAAGATGCCCGCTCTTTGGAATGGGAATGACTTTCGCATGGCGCCAGTCGATTGGAACCACTCCAACTTGTAGACATTGGTTAAAGATAAGGGATAAGAAATGACTAGAAGTATGTCGGGTGCTTTTCAGTATTTTGGAGTTAATCATGTCAAGGCCAAGTGATGACGATGACTTAAGGGACTCTTTGAGCTTTACAATGCCAGCCGGAGAAATGGAAATAGGTGACATAGTTATATCGCTTACAGGATCAGGTGAAGGAAGGTGCAACGTGGTTTCAACAAGAAACACTGAGGCGAAATAACTATTGAGCGTGGCGGGGCTTTCTTCGGCAGGAACATCATCACCAGAGTCATTTTTCAGCTGAATAACAGAATCGTGGGCGGGGCTGATAATTTTCCAAAATGTTTGAGGGTTGCTATTCAGAAGGGCAGGAAGGGTGAATTTGAGGAAAATTTCCTTTGCTTCCTTCATGGCTCTCATACATTCGCTTGAAGCTATCTTGTATACATCCCAAGAAGCTACACTACAACGCATCTTAGCTTTCGGATAAGCTCATGTTTTCTTATTTGTTAACCGCTTTAATTGGCGCGTGTACCACGGAGCACTTTCATATGATCGGATAGTAATCTTTGGCACATAACGCTCGGTTAAGCAGTTTAAGACAGCCTTAAACACTGACCAGTTTTCCTCGAGAGAGCGTGTGTGACATACCTCAGAAAAACTCTCCAGAAAGTTAGAGAGTTCCCGGTTTATGGCATCGTAGTTGCCTCTATTATAGTCTCTTATTTCTATGCTTCTGGATTTGTGTTCAGTTCGAGGGAGGTTTATCAAACTGTGTATAATCCTGTGATCACTAGGACCATCGAGTAACGTAAGTGAAGAAAATAACTCTGGTGATGTTGTAAGCACGAGGTCAGGAATT encodes the following:
- the LOC135374217 gene encoding uncharacterized protein LOC135374217 — translated: MVDAARTARENLDGARLDQARQYNRGRRNLTYSVGDLVLRRTPFLSQFQCHVPLYIHTARFRRPSTGFWTPGLHSPLLSSTPLRGHLDGRGQWPACGMDVTVPLEQPAPATAGRRPVTDSCPVQGSHTNRQAPLGPPPTSDRRGEADPLSAMSSARRAQGDPPQRHPAPSPPRSNPHSVRRCHRYRYITSPSSGTAGGVRTCQAAHNTTCSSGTR